From a region of the Streptomyces sp. NBC_00193 genome:
- a CDS encoding HAMP domain-containing sensor histidine kinase, which produces MRAVLHSERARLTVLYGSLLLLAGGGLIALINILLRNGLYTRISGAVTTTVPAIKGTPFPSVIPGEQVPVPGETIAPRIPGATPASPSPGTTPGPEQLAQWQATRNLSTAVEQATLHELLVVSLVALAVFAVLSIWLAWWMAGRVLRPLGVITETARRLSGANLHERIGLQAPPGELKRLADTFDGMLDRMEELVGAQRRFAANAAHELRTPLAVQRAAAEIGLAGDPPPEKVARIRSKLIEVADSSQHLVESLLLLAVSEEGLEATEPVDLAGLAEAELAGVEGTAPQDLVVVRDLAPLTVAGDRILLGHLVRNLLANAVRHNRAGGRLEVATSPEGVLTVSNTGPVIEPGDVPRLLEPFRRRAERQHTAGEGAGLGLSIVASIARAHGAELTARANPAPGGGLMVRVWFPAGSPAARPAGETPGA; this is translated from the coding sequence ATGAGAGCAGTGCTCCATTCCGAGCGCGCCCGTCTCACCGTCCTCTACGGCTCCCTGCTGCTCCTCGCGGGCGGCGGCCTCATCGCACTGATCAACATCCTGCTCCGCAACGGCCTCTACACCCGCATCAGCGGGGCCGTCACCACCACCGTCCCGGCCATCAAGGGCACCCCGTTCCCCTCCGTGATCCCGGGCGAGCAGGTCCCCGTACCCGGCGAGACCATCGCCCCCCGCATCCCGGGCGCCACCCCGGCCAGTCCGAGCCCCGGGACCACCCCGGGCCCCGAGCAGCTCGCCCAGTGGCAGGCCACCCGCAACCTCTCCACCGCCGTCGAGCAGGCCACCCTCCACGAGCTGCTGGTCGTCTCCCTCGTCGCCCTCGCCGTCTTCGCCGTCCTGTCCATCTGGCTGGCCTGGTGGATGGCCGGCCGCGTCCTGCGCCCCCTCGGCGTGATCACCGAGACGGCCCGGCGGCTGTCCGGCGCCAACCTCCACGAGCGGATCGGCCTCCAGGCCCCGCCCGGCGAACTCAAGCGGCTGGCGGACACCTTCGACGGGATGCTCGACCGGATGGAGGAGCTGGTCGGTGCGCAGCGACGGTTCGCCGCGAACGCCGCCCACGAGCTGCGCACCCCCCTCGCCGTCCAGCGGGCGGCCGCCGAGATCGGGCTGGCGGGTGACCCGCCGCCGGAGAAGGTGGCCCGGATCCGCTCCAAGCTGATCGAGGTCGCCGACTCCAGTCAGCACCTCGTCGAGTCACTGCTCCTGCTCGCCGTCTCGGAGGAGGGCTTGGAGGCGACGGAGCCGGTGGACCTGGCGGGGCTCGCGGAGGCGGAGCTGGCGGGCGTCGAGGGGACGGCCCCTCAGGACCTGGTGGTGGTACGGGACCTGGCGCCGCTGACCGTTGCGGGCGACCGGATCCTCCTGGGGCACCTCGTACGGAACCTGCTGGCCAATGCCGTACGTCACAACCGCGCGGGCGGCCGCCTGGAGGTGGCGACCTCCCCGGAGGGGGTGCTGACGGTCTCCAACACCGGTCCGGTGATCGAGCCGGGGGACGTGCCGCGGCTGCTGGAGCCCTTCCGGCGGCGGGCGGAGCGGCAGCATACGGCGGGCGAGGGCGCCGGGTTGGGGCTTTCGATCGTCGCCTCGATCGCGCGGGCGCACGGCGCGGAACTGACGGCGCGGGCCAACCCGGCGCCGGGCGGCGGGTTGATGGTCCGGGTCTGGTTCCCGGCCGGGTCACCGGCCGCGCGACCCGCCGGGGAAACGCCGGGCGCTTGA
- a CDS encoding type II toxin-antitoxin system VapB family antitoxin codes for MTRTVIDVDDALLAEAAELFGTKTKVATVNAALQDVVNRRKREAFFTRLAEGRLPDLTGPVDQPEAPTAPTAPAEPAVPDVQDRAA; via the coding sequence ATGACCAGAACCGTGATCGACGTCGATGACGCCCTGCTGGCGGAGGCCGCCGAGCTCTTCGGGACGAAGACGAAGGTGGCGACGGTGAACGCGGCCCTTCAGGACGTGGTCAACCGGCGCAAGCGGGAGGCGTTCTTCACCCGTCTGGCCGAGGGCCGGCTGCCAGACCTGACCGGTCCTGTCGATCAGCCCGAGGCGCCCACCGCGCCCACCGCGCCGGCCGAGCCGGCTGTCCCTGATGTGCAGGACAGGGCGGCATGA
- a CDS encoding ABC transporter ATP-binding protein — MNQHAHAVVELTGVTKEYPGGVAALRGVDLTVLNGELLAIVGPSGSGKSTLLHIVGTLDRPTAGRVAIAGYDIASLSDRSLSALRSRHVGFVFQSFHLVPGISARANVAEGLLYSGLSRAERGRRAERALERVGLGDRMDHRPHELSGGQKQRVAIARAVAGEPDLLLADEPTGALDTASGESVMELLHELNQDGATIAVITHDNEIAASLPRQVRIRDGEIVADVWNADALGVGA; from the coding sequence ATGAACCAGCACGCCCACGCGGTCGTCGAACTGACCGGCGTCACCAAGGAGTACCCCGGCGGGGTCGCGGCCCTGCGCGGAGTCGACCTCACCGTCCTGAACGGCGAACTCCTCGCCATCGTCGGCCCGTCCGGCTCCGGAAAGTCCACGCTCCTGCACATCGTCGGAACCCTCGACCGGCCCACCGCCGGGCGCGTCGCCATCGCCGGGTACGACATCGCGAGCCTCTCCGACCGCTCCCTCTCCGCCCTGCGCTCCCGCCACGTCGGCTTCGTCTTCCAGTCCTTCCACCTCGTCCCCGGCATCAGCGCCCGCGCCAACGTCGCCGAGGGCCTCCTCTACTCCGGCCTCTCCCGCGCCGAACGCGGACGCCGGGCGGAACGCGCCCTGGAGCGCGTCGGCCTCGGCGACCGCATGGACCACCGTCCCCACGAACTGTCCGGCGGGCAGAAGCAGCGCGTGGCGATCGCCCGCGCAGTGGCGGGCGAACCGGACCTGCTGCTCGCCGACGAGCCGACGGGCGCCCTGGACACGGCGTCCGGCGAGTCGGTGATGGAACTGCTGCACGAGCTCAACCAGGACGGGGCCACCATCGCCGTGATCACCCACGACAACGAGATCGCGGCGAGCCTGCCCCGGCAGGTCCGCATCCGCGACGGCGAGATCGTGGCCGACGTGTGGAACGCGGACGCGCTGGGGGTGGGCGCGTAA
- a CDS encoding response regulator transcription factor: MRVLVVEDEEFLREMIAEGLRGDALAVDEASDGLEALRRLRLGAYDVLVLDRDLPGLHGDEVCRQVVRERLLTRVLMLTASGTVRDRVEGLGLGADDYLTKPFAYDELLARVLALGRRAQPALPPVLERAGVAVDVARRTATREGRRLALSRKEFAVLESLLRAEGAVLSSDDLIEQVWEEDTSYSTNAVRVTLSKLRAKLGEPPLIETVPGAGYRIGDPR, translated from the coding sequence ATGCGAGTTCTGGTGGTGGAGGACGAGGAGTTCCTGCGGGAGATGATCGCCGAGGGGCTGCGCGGCGACGCGCTGGCCGTCGACGAGGCGAGCGACGGCCTGGAGGCCCTGCGCCGCCTGCGCCTGGGCGCGTACGACGTCCTCGTACTGGACCGCGACCTGCCGGGCCTGCACGGCGACGAGGTCTGCCGCCAGGTGGTGCGCGAGCGGCTGCTGACCCGCGTCCTGATGCTGACGGCCTCCGGGACCGTACGGGACCGGGTGGAGGGCCTCGGCCTCGGCGCCGACGACTACCTCACCAAGCCCTTCGCCTACGACGAGCTGCTCGCCCGCGTCCTGGCGCTCGGCCGGCGCGCCCAGCCGGCCCTGCCGCCGGTGCTGGAGCGGGCGGGGGTGGCCGTGGACGTCGCGCGGCGCACCGCCACCCGGGAGGGGCGCCGGCTGGCGCTCTCGCGCAAGGAGTTCGCCGTCCTGGAGTCGCTGCTGCGCGCGGAGGGCGCGGTCCTCAGCAGTGACGACCTGATCGAGCAGGTGTGGGAGGAGGACACCTCGTACAGCACCAACGCGGTACGGGTGACCCTGAGCAAGCTGCGCGCCAAGCTGGGGGAGCCGCCGCTGATCGAGACGGTCCCGGGCGCCGGATACCGGATCGGTGATCCGCGATGA
- a CDS encoding putative immunity protein, with product MASTSDTIELSEDELREITGYAADCARRALQVFEQEHPGEARPREAIEAAEAFAGGGRRTAALRQCAWAAYKAAQEPGSPAATDAARAASHAAGAAYLHPKASPHQIKHILGAAAHAARAEELAAEENTRTAARTLAWASGHAPPAVSHVLARMPAPPAGGGRVGELIRALDAALRPTPQTAP from the coding sequence ATGGCGAGCACGTCGGACACGATCGAACTGAGCGAGGACGAGCTGCGGGAGATCACGGGCTACGCGGCCGATTGTGCGCGCAGGGCCCTCCAGGTCTTCGAGCAAGAGCATCCCGGCGAGGCCCGCCCCCGCGAGGCCATCGAGGCGGCAGAGGCGTTCGCCGGGGGCGGCCGGCGCACGGCCGCCCTGCGGCAGTGCGCGTGGGCGGCCTACAAGGCGGCGCAGGAACCCGGTTCGCCCGCGGCGACCGACGCGGCACGCGCGGCGAGCCACGCAGCCGGCGCCGCCTACCTCCACCCGAAGGCGAGCCCCCACCAGATCAAACACATCCTGGGCGCCGCAGCGCACGCGGCACGCGCGGAAGAACTGGCAGCGGAGGAGAACACCCGGACCGCTGCACGCACCCTCGCATGGGCAAGCGGTCACGCACCCCCGGCCGTCTCCCACGTCCTGGCCCGCATGCCCGCCCCACCCGCCGGAGGCGGCCGCGTAGGAGAGCTCATCCGCGCACTCGACGCCGCCCTGAGACCCACCCCCCAGACCGCCCCCTGA
- a CDS encoding DUF6086 family protein, with the protein MSQYYEVGDETLWNPASGAARLFHRQVALFEEELGLPSGIGPMEMDECQIDPAALGVFTEALVARYGHAGHAVIRALSEGFVTTVLVLAERAGVGDLRVPPLPGSYEASAEDVLRAAARELSGRMPR; encoded by the coding sequence GTGAGCCAGTACTACGAGGTCGGGGACGAGACCCTCTGGAACCCCGCGAGCGGCGCCGCCCGGCTCTTCCACCGCCAAGTGGCCCTCTTCGAGGAGGAACTCGGCCTCCCGTCGGGCATCGGTCCGATGGAGATGGACGAGTGCCAGATCGACCCGGCCGCTCTCGGCGTCTTCACCGAAGCCCTCGTGGCCCGCTACGGACACGCCGGCCACGCCGTCATCCGCGCCCTCTCGGAGGGATTCGTCACCACCGTGCTGGTACTGGCGGAGCGGGCGGGCGTGGGCGACCTCCGGGTCCCGCCGCTCCCGGGCTCCTACGAAGCCTCCGCGGAGGACGTGCTGCGCGCGGCCGCCCGGGAGCTGTCCGGGAGGATGCCGCGCTGA
- a CDS encoding LLM class F420-dependent oxidoreductase: MARVFPEGRLVYGMQLPIQSQSTIYAEPWEATAGAADLAAVARAADRAGFGYVATCDHVAIPRHMAGPMSTIWYDPIATLSFLAGITENVRLLSHVAILGLRHPLLSAKQYATVDHLSGGRLILGVGAGHVKEEFEVLGVDFARRGAVLDETLDALRAALGPEEYPEFEGELFSFKDLGQLPRPVQDRIPVWVGGSSPAAVRRAAVRGDGWLPQGDPLDKLPAQIARIKELRAEAGVTGPVEFGAITAPLYVGEPGWDTGRRTLTGKAEALAESLRAYKAIGIDQIQVRFRNRDRAELIDQITAFGSEVGPLLND; this comes from the coding sequence ATGGCGCGCGTGTTTCCGGAAGGTCGGCTGGTCTACGGGATGCAGCTCCCGATCCAGTCGCAGAGCACCATCTATGCCGAGCCCTGGGAGGCGACGGCCGGCGCGGCCGATCTCGCCGCGGTCGCCCGCGCGGCCGACCGGGCCGGCTTCGGCTACGTCGCCACCTGCGACCACGTGGCCATCCCGCGGCACATGGCCGGCCCCATGAGCACCATCTGGTACGACCCGATAGCCACCCTCTCCTTCCTGGCCGGGATCACCGAGAACGTGCGGCTGCTCAGCCACGTCGCGATCCTCGGCCTGCGCCACCCGCTGCTCAGCGCCAAGCAGTACGCCACCGTCGACCACCTCTCCGGCGGCCGGCTGATCCTCGGCGTCGGCGCGGGGCACGTGAAGGAGGAGTTCGAGGTGCTCGGCGTGGACTTCGCGCGCCGCGGCGCCGTCCTCGACGAGACCCTCGACGCGCTGCGCGCCGCCCTCGGGCCCGAGGAGTACCCGGAGTTCGAGGGCGAGCTGTTCTCCTTCAAGGACCTCGGGCAGCTGCCCCGCCCCGTCCAGGACCGGATCCCGGTCTGGGTGGGCGGCTCCTCGCCCGCCGCCGTCCGCCGGGCCGCCGTGCGCGGCGACGGCTGGCTGCCGCAGGGCGACCCGCTCGACAAGCTCCCGGCGCAGATCGCCCGGATCAAGGAGCTCCGCGCCGAGGCGGGGGTGACCGGACCCGTGGAGTTCGGCGCGATCACCGCGCCGCTGTACGTCGGCGAGCCCGGCTGGGACACCGGCCGGCGGACCCTCACCGGCAAGGCGGAGGCGCTCGCCGAGTCGCTGCGCGCGTACAAGGCGATCGGCATCGACCAGATCCAGGTCCGCTTCCGCAACCGCGACCGGGCCGAACTCATCGACCAGATCACCGCTTTCGGGTCCGAAGTGGGCCCACTCCTCAACGACTAG
- a CDS encoding serine protease, with product MDKRAVVTAVLCVMAALGASAAMTKVVPADDGKAPGQVKTAPGGVSPTATPLPSQAQSSSRPQAPDASRSSAARTPGASASPSAQGGPTAFAGALFEGDVTGDHFCTATVVHSPGRNLIVTAGHCLRAGRAGEGGASFAPAYADGRAPYGTWKLAEVFEDPRWSDGTNDDYDLAFVRLAPDASGRNIEDVTGAAVLDTTGRTDEQVTVTGYPSDRKVPRTCLSRAVRLSATEQRFDCADFPGGTSGSAWIAADGKIIGILTGGDTDDVSTSTILTGYAAELYARATAAGTGGGR from the coding sequence ATGGACAAGCGGGCCGTGGTGACCGCGGTGCTGTGTGTGATGGCGGCGCTGGGCGCGTCCGCGGCCATGACGAAGGTGGTCCCGGCCGACGACGGCAAGGCCCCCGGTCAGGTGAAGACGGCGCCTGGAGGGGTGTCGCCCACTGCAACTCCGTTGCCATCGCAAGCGCAGTCGTCTTCGCGGCCGCAGGCGCCGGACGCGTCCCGGTCGTCCGCCGCCCGGACCCCCGGCGCGTCGGCTTCGCCCTCCGCGCAGGGCGGGCCCACCGCCTTCGCCGGGGCGCTGTTCGAGGGGGACGTGACGGGTGACCACTTCTGTACGGCGACCGTCGTGCACAGCCCCGGGCGGAACCTGATCGTCACCGCCGGCCACTGCCTGCGCGCCGGCCGGGCCGGAGAAGGCGGAGCCTCCTTCGCACCCGCGTACGCGGACGGGCGGGCCCCGTACGGCACCTGGAAGCTCGCGGAGGTCTTCGAGGACCCGCGGTGGTCGGACGGGACGAACGACGACTACGACCTGGCCTTCGTCCGCCTCGCCCCCGACGCCTCGGGCCGCAACATCGAGGACGTCACCGGCGCCGCCGTCCTGGACACCACGGGCCGCACGGACGAGCAGGTCACGGTGACGGGCTACCCGTCGGACCGCAAGGTCCCGCGCACCTGCCTGTCCCGCGCGGTGCGGCTCAGCGCCACGGAACAGCGCTTCGACTGCGCGGACTTCCCCGGGGGCACGAGCGGCAGCGCGTGGATCGCCGCCGACGGGAAGATCATCGGCATCCTGACCGGCGGGGACACGGACGACGTCTCGACGAGCACGATCCTGACCGGCTACGCGGCGGAGCTGTACGCGCGCGCGACGGCCGCGGGGACCGGCGGAGGCCGGTGA
- a CDS encoding NUDIX hydrolase, whose amino-acid sequence MHTSPRTPRQAARIVVLNPAGSVFLFRENNVEVGIHWLPPGGGIDPGETPEECVRRELREETGWTDLEPERLLCTWEHDFTHQGIPVRQYEHIYVTSGPHRDPVPEYPEAHWRWLSPRNLATLGEPLWPPRLAELLDEAPAEPVHLGLLA is encoded by the coding sequence ATGCACACTTCACCGCGAACTCCTCGGCAGGCAGCCAGAATCGTCGTCCTCAACCCCGCCGGATCCGTGTTCCTCTTCCGCGAGAACAACGTGGAAGTCGGCATCCACTGGCTGCCGCCCGGCGGTGGCATCGATCCCGGGGAGACGCCCGAGGAGTGCGTGCGGCGGGAGTTGCGGGAAGAGACGGGGTGGACGGACCTGGAGCCGGAGCGGCTGCTCTGCACCTGGGAGCACGACTTCACGCACCAGGGCATCCCGGTACGCCAGTACGAGCACATCTACGTGACCAGCGGCCCGCACCGCGATCCGGTCCCGGAGTACCCCGAGGCCCACTGGCGGTGGCTGTCGCCGCGGAACCTCGCCACCCTCGGCGAACCGCTGTGGCCGCCGCGCCTCGCCGAGCTGCTCGACGAGGCCCCCGCCGAGCCCGTGCACCTGGGCCTGCTCGCCTGA
- a CDS encoding PIN domain nuclease, with amino-acid sequence MSARFLIDKSALARYPKPAVRSVLDPLHNAGLLALCGAIELEVLHSARGRAEAQEIGEELRGFDWLATYDEAWSRAIEVQALLIEAGTWKAVSVPDLIIAATAELHGATVLHYDGDYDMIAEVTGQPMRWVVPRGTAD; translated from the coding sequence ATGAGTGCGAGGTTCCTCATCGACAAGTCAGCACTCGCGCGCTACCCCAAGCCGGCCGTGCGCAGCGTGCTCGACCCTCTGCACAACGCGGGCTTGCTCGCCCTGTGCGGAGCCATCGAGCTGGAAGTGCTGCACAGTGCCCGGGGGCGAGCCGAGGCGCAGGAGATCGGCGAAGAGCTGCGCGGGTTCGACTGGCTCGCCACCTACGACGAAGCCTGGAGCCGCGCCATCGAGGTCCAGGCGCTACTCATTGAGGCGGGAACCTGGAAGGCGGTGTCCGTCCCCGACCTGATCATCGCGGCGACGGCCGAGCTGCACGGAGCCACGGTGCTGCACTACGACGGCGACTACGACATGATCGCCGAGGTCACCGGCCAGCCGATGCGGTGGGTCGTGCCGCGGGGGACGGCCGACTGA
- a CDS encoding peptidoglycan-binding protein produces MSKRRKWVLGSLFVVLAVTGGGYAVVAQPATDGGGSKQDRSDGLPGATSPVTRGDLSSGFKADGTLGFAKERKLNAVGADAPGGAGGAGGAPGGAGAGAGSGSGSATLTWVAPAGSSVERDGKLYEVNGKPVRLMYGSTPVYRSMKSGDKGEDVKQLKQNLQALGFGTGLDTSDGTFTDGTATAVKRWQKAHKTKETGEVGKGDVAFASGPQRIQKSDMAVGDEAAAGKPVMTLTGTERMVRLQLDVAKAGKVKTGDPVTVSLPGGGTAKGKISSMGTTANGDDPSSGGGGGGGGGDKKPKVDVEIALDNPAEATGPDQSPVSVGLTGEVRKGVLSVPVNSLLALAEGGFGVQVVENGTVREVKVELGMFGQGRVEVKGDALKEGMLVGVPAS; encoded by the coding sequence GTGAGCAAGCGCAGGAAATGGGTCCTGGGCTCGCTGTTCGTCGTACTCGCCGTCACCGGCGGCGGGTACGCGGTCGTGGCCCAGCCGGCGACCGACGGCGGCGGCTCGAAGCAGGACCGCTCGGACGGGCTGCCGGGGGCCACCTCCCCGGTCACGCGCGGCGACCTGAGCTCCGGGTTCAAGGCCGACGGGACGCTCGGCTTCGCGAAGGAACGCAAGCTCAACGCGGTGGGCGCGGACGCGCCCGGCGGCGCGGGCGGGGCGGGCGGCGCCCCCGGAGGCGCCGGGGCGGGGGCGGGTTCCGGCTCCGGCTCCGCGACCCTGACCTGGGTGGCGCCCGCCGGCTCCTCCGTCGAGCGCGACGGCAAGCTCTACGAGGTCAACGGCAAGCCGGTGCGCCTGATGTACGGCTCCACCCCCGTGTACCGGTCCATGAAGTCCGGGGACAAGGGCGAGGACGTCAAGCAGCTCAAGCAGAACCTCCAGGCCCTCGGCTTCGGCACCGGCCTGGACACCTCGGACGGCACCTTCACCGACGGCACGGCCACCGCCGTCAAACGCTGGCAGAAGGCCCACAAAACAAAAGAGACCGGCGAGGTCGGCAAGGGCGACGTCGCCTTCGCCTCCGGACCCCAGCGGATCCAGAAGAGCGACATGGCGGTCGGCGACGAGGCGGCCGCCGGCAAGCCCGTCATGACCCTGACCGGCACCGAGCGGATGGTCCGCCTGCAGCTCGACGTGGCCAAGGCGGGCAAGGTCAAGACCGGCGACCCGGTGACCGTGAGCCTGCCCGGCGGCGGCACCGCCAAGGGCAAGATCAGCTCGATGGGCACCACCGCCAACGGCGACGACCCGTCCTCGGGAGGCGGGGGCGGCGGCGGTGGCGGCGACAAGAAGCCTAAGGTCGACGTCGAGATCGCCCTCGACAACCCCGCCGAGGCCACGGGCCCCGACCAGTCCCCGGTCTCGGTGGGCCTGACGGGCGAGGTCCGCAAGGGAGTGCTCTCCGTACCGGTCAACTCGCTCCTCGCCCTCGCCGAAGGCGGCTTCGGAGTCCAGGTCGTCGAGAACGGCACGGTCCGCGAGGTCAAGGTCGAGCTCGGCATGTTCGGCCAGGGCCGGGTGGAAGTGAAGGGGGACGCCCTCAAGGAGGGCATGCTCGTAGGAGTCCCCGCGTCATGA
- a CDS encoding alpha/beta fold hydrolase: MIATAAAITATALATPAAALLPLLTHRALRRAQAAKTLRIDSPHGIDEQGFVRIGGIDQWISVRGEDRTNPVLVEIHGGPGAANSIYTARTRSWERHFTIVRWDMRGAGKTFGRGGPAGQGEATFERLYEDALEVTRYAQDLLRVERVVLLANSYGSTFGLRLARNHPELYSAYVGTDQNIQTAGRDTSAYNALLERLRAAGKAKPLAQVEAIGADQHAWTPKERATYAKFCAQSDPLTFATLKKVVLGSMWLSPLHSLRDLRDFFRGQNFSEQITEGTADFDDLADGTRFEIPFFVFQGEHDVLTPTASAKAFFDEVEAPVKRFALIEDCSHFASFARPDRFLELLQTHVRPALTGEHRSAV; the protein is encoded by the coding sequence ATGATCGCCACCGCCGCCGCCATCACCGCCACCGCCCTGGCCACCCCCGCGGCCGCCCTCCTCCCCCTCCTCACCCACCGCGCCCTGCGCCGCGCACAGGCCGCCAAGACCCTGCGGATCGACTCCCCGCACGGCATCGACGAGCAGGGCTTCGTCCGCATCGGCGGCATCGACCAGTGGATCTCGGTCCGCGGCGAGGACCGCACCAACCCGGTCCTCGTCGAGATCCACGGCGGCCCCGGCGCCGCCAACTCCATCTACACGGCCCGCACCCGCAGTTGGGAGCGGCACTTCACGATCGTCCGCTGGGACATGCGCGGCGCCGGCAAGACCTTCGGCCGCGGCGGCCCGGCGGGCCAGGGCGAGGCCACCTTCGAGCGGCTCTACGAGGACGCCCTGGAGGTCACCCGGTACGCCCAGGACCTGCTGCGCGTCGAGCGGGTGGTGCTCCTTGCCAACTCCTACGGCAGCACCTTCGGGCTGCGGCTGGCCCGCAACCACCCCGAGCTCTACTCCGCCTACGTGGGCACCGACCAGAACATCCAGACGGCCGGCCGCGACACCTCGGCCTACAACGCCCTGCTGGAGCGGCTGCGCGCCGCCGGGAAGGCGAAGCCGCTCGCGCAGGTCGAGGCGATCGGCGCCGACCAGCACGCGTGGACTCCGAAGGAGCGGGCGACGTACGCCAAGTTCTGCGCGCAGAGCGACCCGCTGACGTTCGCCACGCTCAAGAAGGTGGTCCTGGGCTCGATGTGGCTGTCGCCGCTGCACTCGCTGCGCGATCTGCGGGACTTCTTCCGCGGGCAGAACTTCTCGGAGCAGATCACCGAGGGCACCGCGGACTTCGACGACCTGGCCGACGGCACCCGCTTCGAGATCCCGTTCTTCGTCTTCCAGGGCGAGCACGACGTCCTCACCCCGACGGCCTCGGCCAAGGCCTTCTTCGACGAGGTCGAGGCCCCGGTGAAGCGGTTCGCCCTCATCGAGGACTGCAGTCACTTCGCCTCGTTCGCCCGCCCGGACCGTTTCCTGGAGCTCCTCCAGACCCACGTCCGCCCGGCGCTGACGGGCGAGCACCGCTCGGCCGTCTGA
- a CDS encoding ABC transporter permease, translating into MGARTKPRAAGKKARKLSPPRLGPRDVFHVGSAGLRSRPMRVFLSALGIAIGIATMIAVVGISSSSQAKLLQELDKLGTNMLVATPGQSMFSGQDTTLPKDAPGMIARIDGVESVGTTGDVKESVRRSENIPKEETGGIALKAAKDELLKTLRARMRSGSWLNEATGRYPSVVLGHVSAERLGITAPGGQVFIAGQYFTVIGILDPIPLAPEIERSALIGWDAAQNLLAFDGHPTSIYERSADDRVQEVRNLIAKTANPESPTTVSVTDPSAALQAKAATEGAFSTLLLGLGGIALLVGGVGVANTMIISVLERRHEIGLRRSLGATKGQIRIQFVTESLLLSGLGGLAGIALGGAATAVYARAGDLPWVVPLWAVTGGFAATLAIGTVAGLYPAVRAAKLSPTLALQAG; encoded by the coding sequence ATGGGTGCCCGTACGAAGCCCCGCGCGGCCGGCAAAAAAGCGCGCAAGCTCTCTCCACCCCGCCTCGGCCCCCGCGACGTGTTCCACGTGGGATCGGCGGGGCTGCGCTCGCGGCCGATGCGCGTGTTCCTGTCCGCGCTCGGGATCGCGATCGGCATCGCGACGATGATCGCGGTCGTCGGCATCTCCTCGTCCAGCCAGGCCAAGCTGCTCCAGGAACTCGACAAGCTCGGCACGAACATGCTGGTCGCGACGCCCGGCCAGTCGATGTTCTCGGGACAGGACACCACGCTCCCCAAGGACGCCCCCGGCATGATCGCCCGGATCGACGGGGTCGAATCGGTCGGCACAACAGGAGACGTGAAGGAATCCGTCCGCCGCAGCGAGAACATCCCCAAGGAGGAGACGGGCGGCATCGCCCTCAAGGCGGCGAAGGACGAGCTCCTGAAGACCCTCCGGGCCCGGATGCGGAGCGGCAGCTGGCTCAACGAGGCGACGGGCCGCTACCCGTCCGTGGTCCTCGGACACGTCTCCGCCGAGCGCCTGGGCATCACGGCGCCGGGCGGGCAGGTGTTCATCGCCGGGCAGTACTTCACGGTCATCGGCATCCTCGACCCGATCCCCCTCGCCCCGGAGATCGAACGCTCGGCACTCATCGGCTGGGACGCCGCCCAAAACCTCCTGGCCTTCGACGGCCACCCCACCTCCATCTACGAACGCTCCGCCGACGACCGCGTCCAGGAGGTCCGCAACCTCATCGCCAAGACGGCCAACCCCGAGAGCCCCACCACGGTCTCGGTCACCGACCCCTCGGCGGCCCTGCAGGCGAAGGCCGCCACCGAGGGCGCCTTCAGCACCCTCCTCCTCGGCCTGGGCGGCATCGCCCTGCTGGTGGGCGGGGTCGGGGTGGCCAACACGATGATCATCTCGGTACTGGAACGCCGCCACGAGATCGGCCTGCGCCGCTCCCTGGGCGCCACCAAGGGCCAGATCCGCATCCAGTTCGTCACGGAGTCCCTGCTCCTGTCGGGCCTGGGCGGCCTGGCCGGCATCGCCCTGGGCGGCGCGGCCACGGCGGTGTACGCCCGAGCCGGCGACCTCCCCTGGGTGGTCCCCCTCTGGGCGGTCACCGGAGGCTTCGCAGCCACCCTGGCCATCGGCACGGTGGCAGGCCTCTACCCGGCGGTCCGGGCAGCGAAGCTGTCCCCGACACTGGCACTGCAGGCGGGGTAG